Proteins encoded by one window of Deltaproteobacteria bacterium:
- a CDS encoding GDYXXLXY domain-containing protein → MIRSRLTLAALAVLALLQLGSLGWTVTQRELALSRGVRFLFQVAPVDPYDAFRGRYVALGQEDLVHTVGARSGFRKGQKVFLSVMVDGEGFAHMKDPGIRPPAGKEAWVSARVRSVNGDKLRIRPPFSRFYMEEKVAPRAERAVRRNRAAPRTSTRPRAWIAVRIRGGIGVIEDLFVDGKPISEYLEEGKNP, encoded by the coding sequence GTGATCCGCTCGCGCTTGACTCTTGCCGCCCTCGCCGTTCTGGCCCTCCTGCAATTGGGGAGCCTCGGGTGGACCGTGACCCAGCGCGAACTGGCCCTTTCCCGCGGGGTGAGGTTCCTTTTCCAGGTCGCCCCGGTAGACCCATACGATGCCTTCCGTGGCCGATATGTGGCACTTGGGCAGGAAGACCTGGTGCACACTGTCGGAGCGCGCAGTGGGTTCAGGAAGGGTCAGAAAGTTTTCCTCTCGGTGATGGTTGACGGAGAAGGGTTTGCTCACATGAAGGATCCTGGCATCCGCCCGCCGGCGGGGAAAGAGGCCTGGGTCTCGGCCCGTGTCCGCAGCGTTAACGGGGACAAGCTCCGCATCCGTCCTCCCTTCTCTCGATTTTATATGGAGGAGAAGGTGGCACCGAGGGCGGAGAGGGCGGTGCGGCGAAACAGAGCCGCACCCCGAACATCAACCCGCCCGAGAGCCTGGATCGCAGTGCGCATCCGAGGAGGGATCGGCGTTATCGAAGACCTGTTTGTGGATGGCAAACCGATTTCAGAGTACCTGGAGGAAGGGAAAAACCCGTGA
- a CDS encoding type II toxin-antitoxin system RelE/ParE family toxin translates to MPFRVFLTDDAIRDLEDLYDYIELHDVPGKAAHVLEQINKSFNSLSENPQRGAHPKELLAIGLREYREIFFKPYRIIYRVMAENVYILVIADGRRDMQALLQRRLLQA, encoded by the coding sequence ATGCCGTTCAGAGTATTCCTGACTGACGACGCGATTCGTGACCTGGAAGATCTGTACGATTACATCGAACTGCATGACGTACCTGGAAAGGCGGCCCACGTTCTCGAACAGATCAATAAATCCTTCAACAGCCTTTCCGAAAATCCACAGCGCGGAGCCCACCCGAAAGAATTGCTTGCCATCGGACTTCGTGAGTACCGCGAAATCTTCTTCAAGCCTTACCGCATCATTTACCGGGTCATGGCCGAGAACGTCTACATTCTGGTGATCGCCGACGGGCGTCGGGATATGCAGGCACTGCTCCAACGGCGCCTGCTCCAGGCATAA
- a CDS encoding type II toxin-antitoxin system Phd/YefM family antitoxin: MKLSSQIKPISYLKAHAAEIVRSLWEQGEPLVITQNGEAKVVMQDIASYEQTQETMALLKILALGTRQVEEGKVQPAADVIQKLRDRRKTR, from the coding sequence ATGAAACTATCCAGCCAAATAAAGCCGATCAGCTATCTCAAGGCACATGCCGCAGAGATCGTGCGCAGCCTGTGGGAACAGGGGGAGCCCCTGGTCATCACTCAGAACGGCGAAGCCAAGGTGGTCATGCAGGACATCGCAAGTTACGAGCAAACGCAGGAGACCATGGCGCTGCTGAAAATTCTGGCACTCGGCACCCGTCAGGTTGAAGAAGGCAAGGTTCAACCGGCAGCCGATGTCATTCAAAAACTTCGTGACCGGAGGAAGACCCGCTGA
- a CDS encoding phosphatase PAP2 family protein, which yields MSVTASAWMLAGGILASLALAIFGLFTLFTWLVFRKGEPLWSFLRSVLGSIKQAVSSNPDVRSLIDKHPSLVGFLRRRFSREDLHGWSMTILILAFLYVFLLFMGSIEDFVTKGVILAADVRIANLLYSFRNPHLTAILLWVTLLGNWQIAAGVILTATALLLLQARNGHAAGLWLSVSGSVLFTQLGKLAFHRPPPSVAEYLETSYSFPSGHASIAVGLYGYLIYLLWCSSWSWRRKILLSSLGMTAILAIGFSRIYLGLHYLSDVWSGYLLGAMWLIIGVSVAGVLENRWKGRGGSAGVRQKLFRPAFIGGILLLAAYYGVSGFLYHPPKVRPPDLPRVVVEGNILDTIEQDKVPRYTETVTGAHQEPISFIILARNKNRLIKAFSLSGWYRAMPEGINSLVLAGRAAFFNISDTSAPMTPYFWSGKPHDFGFQKPVPGAGLRQRHHARFWMTRYVDPDGRRIFFGTASLDTGIKWLITHIIGPDIDTERDFLFRDLLAAGQVASWSKEPFTDRGMGRNFDGDPFFTDGNVYVIRLRD from the coding sequence CTGGCTGGTCTTCCGCAAGGGTGAACCGCTATGGTCTTTCCTTCGCTCAGTCCTCGGCTCAATAAAGCAGGCCGTAAGCTCCAATCCCGACGTCAGGAGCCTGATTGACAAACACCCGTCCCTGGTCGGCTTTCTGAGGAGAAGGTTCAGCCGTGAGGATCTCCACGGCTGGTCGATGACTATCCTTATCCTGGCGTTCCTTTACGTTTTTCTCCTTTTCATGGGGTCGATCGAGGATTTCGTCACAAAGGGCGTCATCCTGGCCGCGGACGTTCGGATCGCCAATCTTCTCTACTCCTTCCGGAACCCGCACCTGACAGCCATCCTGCTATGGGTAACCCTTCTCGGGAACTGGCAGATCGCAGCCGGGGTGATCCTGACAGCGACGGCGTTGCTCCTGCTCCAGGCCAGAAATGGTCACGCCGCCGGACTCTGGCTGTCCGTGTCGGGCTCCGTGCTCTTCACACAGCTCGGCAAGCTGGCCTTTCACCGTCCACCTCCTTCCGTGGCCGAGTACCTGGAGACTAGCTATTCCTTTCCCAGCGGTCACGCCTCCATCGCCGTGGGGCTTTATGGGTACCTGATCTACCTGCTGTGGTGCTCGTCCTGGAGCTGGCGGCGTAAGATCCTCCTGTCATCCCTGGGAATGACCGCCATCCTGGCGATCGGCTTTTCGAGGATCTACCTGGGGCTCCACTACCTGAGCGATGTGTGGAGCGGCTACCTGCTGGGAGCCATGTGGCTGATCATCGGCGTGAGCGTTGCCGGGGTCCTGGAAAACAGATGGAAGGGAAGGGGCGGCTCCGCGGGGGTACGGCAGAAACTCTTCCGGCCCGCATTCATTGGCGGTATTCTCCTCCTTGCTGCTTATTACGGCGTCTCCGGCTTTCTCTACCATCCGCCAAAGGTCCGCCCGCCTGACCTCCCCAGGGTGGTGGTGGAAGGCAACATCCTGGACACCATTGAACAGGATAAAGTGCCAAGGTATACAGAGACCGTCACCGGGGCACACCAGGAACCCATCAGCTTTATTATCCTGGCCCGGAACAAGAACAGGCTGATCAAAGCGTTCTCACTGTCCGGGTGGTACCGGGCCATGCCCGAAGGGATAAACTCGTTGGTCCTGGCAGGAAGGGCCGCGTTTTTCAACATCAGTGACACCTCCGCCCCCATGACCCCATACTTCTGGAGCGGAAAACCCCATGACTTCGGCTTCCAGAAGCCGGTGCCCGGGGCGGGCTTAAGGCAGCGCCACCACGCCAGGTTCTGGATGACCCGCTACGTGGACCCCGACGGCAGGCGTATTTTTTTCGGGACGGCGAGCCTCGACACCGGGATAAAGTGGCTCATCACCCACATCATCGGACCTGACATAGACACCGAGAGGGACTTCCTGTTCCGGGACCTGCTGGCAGCAGGTCAGGTAGCATCCTGGAGCAAGGAACCCTTCACAGACCGCGGCATGGGCAGAAACTTCGACGGGGACCCGTTCTTCACGGATGGAAATGTCTACGTCATCCGTCTCCGCGACTGA